From Topomyia yanbarensis strain Yona2022 chromosome 1, ASM3024719v1, whole genome shotgun sequence, one genomic window encodes:
- the LOC131676200 gene encoding protein halfway-like, protein FQITSLKALIGKSYHSLVRLYADDNQITSLSDLEGTDFISRFSFFSIRRNRLKTIQTYQFKSNLDLGSYLFLEGNPMTCDCNAAKNLKNWLLSKKAQVPDHDQIYCEGSSHVTKMVQIQESKLCQSQHDWTDYIYYLIATEIILLIALICKVSYDYWVFKTAGYLPWPANKMPKLPCDCLCE, encoded by the coding sequence TTTCAGATCACCAGCTTGAAAGCCCTGATCGGCAAATCCTACCACTCGCTGGTACGTCTCTACGCTGACGACAATCAAATCACGTCGCTGAGCGACCTAGAAGGGACAGACTTTATCTCCCGCTTCAGTTTCTTCTCGATTCGACGCAACCGACTCAAAACGATCCAGACCTATCAGTTCAAATCCAACCTGGATCTCGGTTCGTACCTATTTCTCGAGGGTAACCCGATGACGTGCGACTGTAATGCGGCTAAGAATCTGAAAAATTGGCTACTTAGCAAGAAGGCCCAGGTGCCGGATCACGACCAGATCTACTGCGAGGGTAGCAGCCACGTAACGAAGATGGTGCAAATCCAGGAGAGCAAACTGTGCCAATCGCAGCACGATTGGACGGATTATATCTACTATCTGATAGCAACGGAAATTATTCTACTGATTGCGCTGATCTGCAAGGTGTCGTACGATTACTGGGTGTTCAAAACGGCCGGCTATCTGCCGTGGCCTGCCAACAAAATGCCCAAGCTACCCTGTGATTGTCTGTGCGAATAA
- the LOC131690215 gene encoding DEAD box protein 52 homolog: MDTSDLFRKLTCGVKFSAKNNSLLKRKRIPATKTPENSTEIKLEIKEEDDSDSGIKKPEPIPIFPHSPLVLSEDDIKDEIKSEDDENNDLTEHKRIKLMSPEKFKRYQQHRANRLRNIHQIKLKKCTVPVPDPIENFQQLAAAEGFNVSNQLIRNIVECGYKSPTPVQMQAIPVLLEGHTLHTCAPTGSGKTAAFLIPIIHHLKKPMKCGFRALVICPTRELAKQTQREALRLCEDINLRTHVITKVDEASTDYGLESKKHYDILVTTPNRICFLANRDPPLIDLSNIQYVVVDEADKLFEESKNGFREQLDTIMNACTNPCKVVAFFSATSTREVSEWAGANMPNRVRFSIGTANTAVDLVDQELLFVGNESGKLLAFREMVHKGLNPPVLVFVQSKDRAQQLFTELIYDGLNVDVIHADRSQRERDNVVRSFREGKIWILICTELMSRGIDFKGVNVVVNYDFPPSTISYVHRIGRTGRAGRRGKAVTYFTKDDTTNLRSIAQLIRKAGGSVPEYMLKLRKSSKRDKKKLEQKAPKRAAIRTLPAFEMQERAKKKKLIARSKADKRQRSAQSNGFQKKAGKSKLK; encoded by the exons ATGGATACGAGTGATCTGTTCCGAAAGCTCACCTGTGGAGTAAAGTTCTCCGCTAAAAATAATTCACTGCTTAAAAGAAAG CGCATCCCAGCGACAAAGACGCCGGAGAATTCGACCGAGATCAAGTTGGAAATTAAGGAGGAAGATGATTCGGACAGTGGTATTAAAAAGCCGGAACCAATACCAATTTTCCCTCACAGCCCACTGGTGCTAAGCGAAGACGACATTAAGGATGAAATAAAATCGGAAGATGACGAGAACAATGATTTGACGGAGCACAAACGAATCAAACTCATGTCACCGGAAAAGTTCAAACGCTACCAGCAGCACCGTGCCAACCGGTTACGAAACATTCACCAAATCAAGCTGAAGAAATGCACCGTTCCGGTACCGGATCCGATCGAAAACTTCCAGCAGCTGGCAGCTGCCGAAGGTTTTAACGTTTCCAATCAGCTAATCAGGAATATAGTCGAATGTGGCTACAAAAGTCCGACGCCGGTTCAAATGCAAGCGATTCCGGTGCTGCTGGAAGGGCACACTCTGCACACATGCGCCCCAACCGGATCGGGCAAGACGGCAGCATTTTTGATTCCGATCATACACCACCTGAAGAAACCGATGAAGTGTGGATTCCGAGCGTTGGTaatttgtcccaccagggagtTGGCTAAACAAACGCAGCGCGAAGCGCTGCGTCTTTGTGAGGATATTAATCTGAGAACGCACGTTATAACGAAGGTCGATGAAGCGAGTACCGATTACGGGTTGGAAAGTAAAAAGCACTACGATATTCTGGTGACGACTCCGAATCGAATCTGCTTTCTGGCTAACCGTGATCCGCCGTTGATTGATTTGAGTAACATTCAGTACGTGGTGGTTGACGAAGCTGATAAGCTGTTTGAGGAGTCCAAGAACGGGTTCCGGGAGCAGTTGGACACGATAATGAATGCTTGTACGAATCCGTGCAAAGTGGTGGCTTTTTTCAGTGCTACCTCGACACGAGAGGTTTCGGAATGGGCAGGGGCTAATATGCCGAATCGGGTTCGGTTTTCGATCGGAACGGCTAACACTGCTGTTGATCTGGTGGATCAGGAGCTGCTGTTTGTGGGGAATGAAAGTGGTAAGCTGTTGGCGTTTCGTGAGATGGTTCATAAGGGACTGAATCCGCCGGTGTTGGTGTTCGTGCAAAGCAAAGACCGAGCCCAGCAGTTGTTCACGGAGCTGATCTATGATGGGTTGAACGTGGATGTAATTCACGCCGATCGGAGTCAGCGGGAACGAGACAACGTGGTCCGTTCGTTTCGGGAGGGGAAAATTTGGATTCTAATCTGTACGGAACTGATGAGCAGGGGAATCGATTTCAAGGGTGTGAACGTTGTGGTAAATTACGATTTTCCACCGTCGACGATCAGCTACGTGCACCGGATTGGGCGAACTGGTCGTGCTGGGAGACGCGGGAAGGCGGTCACTTATTTTACCAAGGATGATACCACGAATCTGAGAAGTATAGCTCAGCTGATTAGGAAGGCGGGCGGTAGTGTTCCGGAGTACATGCTGAAGTTGAGGAAAAGTTCGAAGAGGGATAAGAAAAAACTGGAACAGAAGGCACCGAAGCGGGCGGCTATTCGAACACTGCCGGCCTTTGAGATGCAGGAACGGGCCAAAAAGAAGAAGCTGATCGCTCGGTCGAAGGCGGATAAGCGTCAGAGGAGTGCCCAATCGAACGGGTTTCAGAAAAAGGCGGGGAAGAGTAAACTTAAGTAG